A genomic stretch from Flavobacterium nitratireducens includes:
- a CDS encoding M23 family metallopeptidase, whose translation MISRVVIAQNTYPQDYFQAPLDIPMQLSGNFGELRPNHFHAGFDFKTLQREGLEVRAAADGYISRIKISTFGNGKAIYINHPNGITTVYCHLQKASGEIEEFIKKAHYREQAFEIELFPKANELEVKKGQIIALSGNSGSSEGPHLHFEFRDTKTEKVINPLFFGFDKNFKDTKKPVVSAVYVYPLNGTTVNKSKRALPLNLRLQADGTYLANKVLANGPLGFGVSAVDYDNVSMNRNGVYKVQSYLNGKASFGYQFDTYSFDEMRYVNTLIDYERYKKSSQRIQKLFMQSPYDLSIIKTDSDYGIIKLQPNLNLTYRIEVADYFGNTTIITVPIAFDTSSSIIEGEKPIGNYFVKAKKDNIFSKDNMTATFSAGTFYEDFTMNFAVNGNVLTLHDDTVPVHKNFEIAIESNQYTDEQKSKVYIASLGSNGKLGYNSTSVNANVYTTRVRTLGKYTLAMDTTVPVISIAKPIEGLWISNLKTIQLSISDSGSGIKSYNGYLNGKWILFEYDSKTKKITHYFSDGIVAEGANELKVVVTDQVGNSSTFQTTFYRSQK comes from the coding sequence TTGATTTCTAGAGTAGTTATTGCTCAAAACACTTATCCACAAGACTATTTTCAAGCACCATTGGATATTCCGATGCAGTTATCCGGTAATTTTGGTGAATTAAGACCAAATCATTTTCATGCGGGTTTTGATTTTAAAACCTTACAACGAGAAGGTCTAGAAGTTCGTGCTGCTGCTGATGGTTATATTTCGAGAATTAAGATTTCGACTTTTGGAAACGGTAAGGCGATTTATATTAATCATCCTAATGGAATTACAACTGTTTATTGTCATTTGCAAAAAGCCTCAGGTGAAATAGAAGAATTTATAAAAAAAGCACATTATAGAGAACAGGCTTTTGAAATTGAACTTTTTCCAAAAGCCAATGAGTTGGAGGTAAAAAAAGGACAAATAATCGCGCTTTCTGGAAATTCTGGTTCTTCAGAAGGCCCTCATTTACATTTTGAATTTAGAGATACTAAAACAGAAAAAGTCATTAATCCCCTGTTTTTTGGGTTTGATAAAAATTTTAAAGACACAAAAAAACCTGTTGTTTCAGCTGTTTATGTCTATCCATTGAATGGTACGACTGTTAATAAATCAAAAAGAGCTTTGCCTTTGAATCTTAGATTGCAAGCCGATGGAACCTATTTAGCTAATAAAGTTTTAGCAAATGGACCACTTGGTTTTGGAGTTTCTGCTGTGGATTACGATAATGTTTCAATGAATAGAAATGGAGTGTATAAAGTACAATCCTATTTGAATGGTAAAGCAAGTTTTGGTTATCAATTTGATACCTATTCTTTTGATGAAATGCGCTATGTTAATACGCTTATTGATTATGAGCGCTATAAAAAATCTTCTCAAAGAATCCAAAAACTGTTTATGCAATCTCCTTATGATTTGAGTATCATTAAAACGGATTCCGATTATGGGATAATAAAATTACAACCTAATTTGAATTTGACTTATCGAATTGAAGTCGCTGACTATTTTGGAAATACTACAATCATTACTGTTCCAATTGCTTTTGATACTTCAAGTTCCATAATTGAAGGCGAAAAACCGATTGGGAATTATTTTGTAAAAGCTAAAAAAGACAATATTTTTTCTAAAGATAATATGACAGCCACTTTTTCTGCTGGAACTTTTTATGAAGATTTCACAATGAATTTTGCGGTAAATGGAAATGTGCTCACCTTACACGATGATACAGTTCCAGTGCATAAAAATTTTGAGATAGCAATTGAAAGCAATCAATATACAGATGAACAAAAAAGCAAAGTGTATATTGCTAGCTTAGGTTCGAATGGCAAGTTAGGCTATAATTCAACAAGTGTAAATGCTAATGTGTACACTACGAGAGTTAGAACTCTTGGTAAATACACACTAGCTATGGATACAACAGTTCCTGTAATAAGTATTGCTAAACCCATAGAAGGCCTTTGGATTAGTAATTTAAAAACAATCCAATTATCTATTAGTGATAGTGGATCTGGAATTAAGTCCTACAATGGTTATTTGAATGGGAAATGGATTTTATTTGAATATGATTCTAAAACCAAGAAGATAACGCATTATTTCAGTGATGGTATTGTGGCAGAAGGAGCTAATGAGTTGAAAGTGGTAGTTACAGACCAAGTAGGTAATTCCTCTACATTTCAGACTACATTTTATAGAAGTCAAAAATAA
- a CDS encoding TonB-dependent receptor yields the protein MKKSKLGYIFIAFWISFSALAQLAKVKGIVLNAKQQAVSNVTISFLGHATQSDDNGYYSIKVPVNKKINLVFSHLTYKKVTISLLLKNSSDYELNLVLDEFAEQMGEIIVSKDKTTQIQGITTLSAEVIKKMPGANAGIENVLKTLAGVNSNNEMSTQYSVRGGNYDENLVYVNDVEIYRPFLIRSGQQEGLSFVNSDLVQNIHFSAGGFQAKYGDKLASVLDITYRNPTRFGASFEASLLGGSVAVDAISKNKKWTSVTAVRYRNNSLLVNSQDTQTNYRPTFVDVQTNVNYKASAKWDWSFLGNISQNKYHYQPLIRNTKFGTIDNPMQLTVYYEGQEKDAYTTYFGALKTSFQAADNLKFKFINSVFHTIEQEHFDILAQYLLTDNTTSIGADTYESNYANGIGSQLNHARNDLDALIVNSEIKGFYDWNKCNLEFGVKYTRESIRDRVREWEVVDSAGFSVNPRILEFSREDQPDVSFVGPLAPYRSVFATNFNTINRFSAYVQWNSKTNLEKAELWYTLGARMQNWNVTGTNSSANSQMVVSPRAQLALKPNWKKDMIFRISGGYYFQPPFYRELRNASGAVQEGVKAQQSVHFVLGNDYNFKMWNRPFKLVSEVYYKTLTNVNTYSIDNVRIRYVANNNAKAYAQGVDFRLNGEFVPGTESWFSFGYLKTEENSENRGYIARPTDQRLKFAVLFQDYMPSIPSMRLYLNLVYNTGLPGGAPSYADAYQYQNRLNDYRRVDIGFSKVLIDANLPNKKSWFGNFKELAIGLEIFNLFNNQNAITNTWVRDVYTKNEYAVPNYMTTRVFNVKLTAKL from the coding sequence TTGAAGAAAAGTAAGTTAGGTTATATTTTTATTGCATTTTGGATTAGTTTTTCGGCTTTGGCACAATTAGCAAAGGTGAAAGGGATTGTTCTGAATGCTAAGCAACAGGCAGTTAGTAATGTTACTATTTCGTTTTTAGGACATGCTACCCAATCGGATGATAATGGTTATTATTCGATAAAAGTGCCTGTAAATAAAAAAATAAATCTAGTTTTCAGTCATTTAACCTATAAAAAAGTTACTATTTCTTTGTTGTTAAAAAATAGTTCTGATTATGAATTGAATTTGGTTTTGGATGAATTTGCCGAGCAAATGGGAGAAATTATTGTTTCAAAAGATAAGACGACTCAGATACAAGGAATTACTACACTTTCAGCAGAAGTAATAAAAAAAATGCCAGGAGCTAATGCTGGAATCGAAAATGTTCTAAAAACTTTGGCTGGAGTCAATTCTAACAACGAAATGAGTACGCAATATTCTGTTCGTGGTGGGAATTATGATGAGAATTTAGTCTATGTAAATGATGTTGAAATATACCGTCCCTTTTTAATTCGTTCTGGCCAGCAAGAGGGTTTGAGTTTTGTGAATTCGGATTTAGTTCAAAATATCCATTTTTCTGCTGGTGGATTTCAGGCAAAATATGGTGATAAATTAGCTTCTGTTTTAGATATTACCTATCGAAATCCAACTCGATTTGGGGCTTCTTTTGAAGCGAGTTTGCTAGGTGGAAGTGTCGCAGTTGATGCTATTTCAAAAAATAAAAAATGGACTTCGGTTACCGCAGTGCGTTATCGCAACAATAGTCTATTGGTGAATAGTCAAGACACCCAAACGAATTATAGACCAACGTTTGTTGATGTTCAAACGAATGTGAATTATAAAGCTTCAGCAAAATGGGATTGGAGTTTTTTAGGGAATATTTCGCAAAATAAATACCATTACCAACCTTTAATTCGGAATACTAAATTTGGGACAATTGATAATCCGATGCAGTTAACGGTATATTATGAAGGGCAAGAAAAAGATGCTTACACGACTTATTTTGGGGCATTAAAAACTAGTTTTCAGGCTGCCGATAATTTAAAATTTAAATTCATTAATTCGGTTTTTCATACTATTGAACAAGAGCATTTTGATATTTTGGCACAATATCTTTTAACAGACAATACGACTAGTATAGGAGCAGATACTTATGAAAGTAATTATGCCAATGGAATAGGTTCGCAACTAAATCATGCTCGAAATGATTTAGATGCCTTGATTGTAAATAGTGAGATAAAAGGCTTTTACGATTGGAATAAATGTAATCTTGAATTTGGGGTAAAATATACTCGTGAATCGATTCGAGATCGAGTTAGAGAGTGGGAAGTTGTGGATTCGGCAGGGTTTTCGGTTAATCCACGCATTCTTGAGTTTTCAAGAGAAGATCAGCCTGATGTTTCATTTGTAGGTCCATTGGCTCCTTATCGAAGTGTTTTTGCAACAAATTTTAATACAATTAATCGTTTTTCGGCTTATGTTCAATGGAATTCTAAAACCAATTTAGAAAAAGCCGAACTCTGGTATACTTTGGGTGCTCGAATGCAAAATTGGAATGTTACGGGTACGAATTCTTCGGCTAATTCGCAAATGGTTGTTAGTCCTAGAGCGCAATTGGCACTCAAGCCTAATTGGAAAAAAGATATGATTTTTAGGATTTCTGGAGGTTATTATTTTCAGCCTCCTTTTTATAGAGAACTCCGAAATGCTTCGGGAGCAGTTCAGGAGGGTGTAAAAGCGCAGCAATCCGTTCATTTTGTGTTGGGGAATGATTATAATTTTAAAATGTGGAATAGACCATTTAAATTGGTTTCGGAGGTGTATTATAAAACGTTAACGAATGTCAATACCTACAGTATAGATAATGTTAGAATTCGTTATGTAGCTAATAACAATGCAAAAGCCTATGCCCAAGGAGTTGATTTTCGATTAAATGGTGAATTTGTGCCAGGTACCGAATCTTGGTTTAGTTTTGGTTATTTAAAAACGGAAGAAAACAGTGAAAATAGAGGATATATTGCTCGCCCTACGGATCAGAGATTAAAGTTTGCGGTTTTGTTTCAAGATTATATGCCTTCTATTCCTAGTATGCGTTTGTATTTGAATTTGGTTTATAATACTGGTTTACCTGGAGGTGCGCCTTCCTATGCAGATGCGTATCAATACCAAAATAGGTTAAATGATTATAGAAGAGTAGATATTGGATTTTCAAAAGTATTGATTGATGCTAATTTGCCAAATAAAAAATCTTGGTTTGGGAATTTTAAAGAATTAGCTATTGGACTAGAAATATTTAATTTATTTAATAATCAAAATGCGATTACGAATACTTGGGTTCGAGATGTGTATACCAAAAACGAATATGCAGTACCCAATTATATGACAACAAGAGTATTCAATGTTAAATTGACAGCTAAGTTGTAA
- a CDS encoding ABC transporter ATP-binding protein: protein MDKNLIKLIPYTKPYKSNIVWNIIYNILYALFSTISMLTLFPVLEVLFGKNKAVYKEPVYKGIGNIKDYVTELLYYRISEFTKENSIQYALLFVVGLVIITFLFKNLFNYLASYHIMHLKNGVLKDLRKSMYDKIVELPISYYSEKRKGDVMARMLGDVNEVQNSFFSILELVVKEPLTIIFALVTMFVISTKLTLFVLVFMPVAGLIISRVAKNLRAKSLQAQQESGFLISIVDESLGGLKVIKSYNAEPNFKNKFNQSVTRLLNLSNSIGTKNNLATPLSEFLGITTIATLLFYGGNLVLVDHSLEGSSFIVYLTLAFNILTPAKAISKASYAVKNGLAAAERVFDVLEVENEITSKENAVLKDSFNSEIAIKNINFKYEKEAVLKDFSIQIKKGQTVALVGQSGSGKSTIANLLTRFYDVQDGSISIDGVDIKDINLESLRSLMGLVTQDSILFNDSIKANVSLGKQDATDEEIIEALKIANAYEFVKDLPNGIYTNIGDSGNKLSGGQKQRLSIARAVLKNPPIMILDEATSALDTESEKFVQLALENMMQNRTSIVIAHRLSTIQKADVIVVMKKGKIVEQGTHEELIALNGAYNKLVMLQSFE, encoded by the coding sequence ATGGATAAAAATTTAATAAAACTAATACCTTACACAAAACCATATAAATCTAATATTGTATGGAACATAATATATAACATTTTATATGCCTTGTTTAGCACCATTTCGATGCTTACACTTTTCCCTGTATTAGAGGTACTTTTTGGAAAAAATAAAGCAGTATACAAAGAACCTGTATATAAAGGAATTGGCAATATTAAAGATTATGTTACTGAATTACTCTATTATAGAATTTCAGAATTTACGAAAGAAAACAGCATACAATATGCCTTATTATTTGTTGTAGGACTAGTTATTATTACCTTTTTATTCAAAAATTTATTCAACTATTTAGCCTCATATCATATTATGCATCTCAAAAATGGGGTGCTTAAAGATTTAAGAAAATCAATGTATGACAAAATAGTCGAACTACCCATTTCGTATTACTCTGAAAAAAGAAAAGGTGATGTTATGGCTCGAATGTTAGGAGATGTAAACGAGGTACAAAACTCTTTCTTTTCAATTTTGGAACTTGTTGTAAAAGAACCTTTAACCATCATATTTGCGCTAGTGACTATGTTTGTTATCAGTACAAAACTAACGTTGTTTGTACTTGTTTTCATGCCAGTTGCTGGATTAATAATCTCCAGAGTAGCTAAAAACCTGAGAGCCAAATCACTACAAGCACAACAGGAAAGCGGTTTTCTTATTTCTATTGTAGACGAAAGTTTAGGCGGTTTGAAAGTCATTAAAAGTTACAATGCCGAACCTAACTTTAAAAATAAATTCAACCAATCCGTAACGCGTTTATTGAATTTATCCAACAGCATTGGAACCAAAAACAATTTGGCAACTCCATTGAGTGAATTTTTAGGAATTACAACGATTGCTACGTTACTTTTTTATGGAGGAAACTTAGTTTTAGTTGATCACTCCTTAGAAGGTTCTTCTTTTATCGTTTACCTAACATTAGCATTTAACATTCTTACACCTGCAAAAGCAATCTCAAAAGCCTCTTATGCTGTTAAAAATGGTTTAGCTGCAGCAGAACGTGTATTTGACGTTTTAGAAGTTGAAAACGAAATCACTTCAAAAGAAAATGCGGTTTTAAAAGATTCTTTTAATTCAGAAATAGCTATTAAAAACATTAATTTCAAATATGAAAAAGAGGCTGTTTTAAAAGATTTCTCTATCCAAATCAAAAAAGGACAAACTGTTGCATTAGTTGGACAATCTGGAAGCGGAAAAAGCACTATTGCTAACCTACTTACACGATTTTATGATGTGCAAGATGGTTCCATTAGTATTGACGGAGTTGACATCAAAGATATTAACTTAGAATCCTTACGTTCTTTAATGGGATTAGTCACCCAAGACAGTATTCTTTTTAACGATAGTATAAAAGCGAATGTTTCTTTAGGAAAACAAGATGCCACCGATGAAGAAATAATTGAAGCCTTAAAAATTGCTAATGCGTATGAATTTGTAAAAGACCTACCTAACGGAATTTACACCAACATTGGTGATAGTGGGAACAAACTTTCAGGAGGGCAAAAACAACGTTTATCTATTGCTCGTGCCGTTTTAAAAAACCCTCCTATTATGATTTTAGACGAGGCCACTTCTGCCCTGGACACCGAAAGCGAAAAATTTGTACAGCTAGCTTTAGAAAACATGATGCAAAATCGCACCTCGATTGTTATAGCCCACCGCCTTTCAACCATTCAAAAAGCAGATGTTATTGTGGTTATGAAAAAAGGAAAAATTGTTGAACAAGGGACTCACGAAGAATTAATTGCTCTAAACGGCGCATACAACAAATTGGTAATGCTGCAATCTTTTGAATAA
- a CDS encoding phospho-sugar mutase, whose protein sequence is MELKQNILDAVNEWQSPIFDAKTQEELQQLLASSPKEIEESFYKNLEFGTGGMRGIMGVGNNRINKYTLGKSTQGLSNYLKSVFPNQPIKAVIAFDCRHNSKTLAKVVADVFSANGIHVYLFSDLRPTPELSFALRYLGCQCGIVLTASHNPPEYNGYKVYWQDGGQIVPPEDEAIINAIEKLNYNEIKFDANENLIEYIDKDVDQAFIKSTVENASFNTPAEAKDNLNIVFTSLHGTSITVTPETLAQAGYKNVQIVKEQEAPNGDFPTVKSPNPEEPEALTLALELADKTNADIVIGTDPDCDRLGIAVRNNEGKMTLLNGNQTMILMTAFLLEKWKKAAKIDGKQFVGSTIVSTPMIMELASAYGVQFKVGLTGFKWIAKMIKDFPELQFIGGGEESFGYMVGDAVRDKDAVAATLLICEVAAQAKANGSSVYKELLNLYVDHGFYKEYLVSLTKKGMEGLQEINQMMIDLRENPLKEINGQRVVMIEDYQSSIAKNLLDNSESVMDLPKSNVLIYYTEDGSKICARPSGTEPKIKFYISVNTELDAVENFNEVEAYLDQKIAAIISEMQLK, encoded by the coding sequence ATGGAATTGAAACAAAACATTTTAGATGCCGTTAATGAATGGCAAAGCCCTATATTTGATGCTAAAACTCAAGAAGAATTACAACAATTATTAGCATCATCACCTAAAGAAATTGAAGAAAGTTTTTATAAAAATCTTGAATTTGGAACTGGAGGGATGCGTGGTATTATGGGAGTAGGAAACAACCGTATCAATAAATATACGCTTGGAAAAAGTACTCAAGGACTTTCCAACTATCTAAAATCAGTTTTCCCAAATCAACCCATAAAAGCGGTTATTGCTTTTGACTGTCGTCATAACAGTAAAACATTAGCTAAAGTAGTAGCCGATGTCTTTTCAGCCAATGGAATCCATGTTTATCTATTCTCTGATTTAAGACCTACGCCTGAATTATCATTCGCTTTGAGATATTTGGGATGCCAATGCGGTATTGTACTTACTGCTTCTCACAATCCACCAGAATACAATGGATATAAAGTATACTGGCAAGATGGTGGCCAAATTGTTCCTCCAGAAGATGAGGCTATTATCAATGCCATTGAAAAATTAAATTACAACGAAATCAAATTTGACGCCAATGAAAATTTGATCGAATACATCGATAAAGATGTTGATCAAGCTTTCATCAAATCGACAGTTGAAAATGCTAGTTTTAATACTCCAGCCGAAGCAAAAGACAACCTTAACATTGTTTTCACTTCATTGCATGGAACTTCAATTACTGTAACTCCTGAAACTTTAGCGCAAGCGGGATATAAAAATGTTCAAATTGTAAAAGAACAAGAAGCACCTAACGGAGATTTCCCTACGGTAAAATCACCAAATCCGGAAGAACCAGAAGCTTTAACTCTTGCATTAGAACTTGCAGATAAAACGAATGCAGATATCGTTATTGGTACAGATCCTGATTGCGACCGTTTAGGAATTGCCGTTCGCAACAACGAAGGGAAAATGACCTTATTGAATGGAAACCAAACAATGATTTTAATGACTGCCTTTTTATTAGAAAAATGGAAAAAAGCAGCTAAAATCGACGGAAAACAATTTGTAGGCTCTACTATTGTTTCTACTCCTATGATTATGGAATTGGCTTCTGCTTACGGTGTTCAATTCAAAGTAGGATTAACCGGTTTCAAATGGATTGCTAAAATGATTAAAGACTTCCCTGAATTACAATTCATTGGAGGGGGAGAAGAAAGTTTTGGTTACATGGTAGGAGACGCTGTTAGAGATAAAGATGCTGTTGCAGCCACCTTGTTAATTTGTGAAGTAGCGGCACAAGCTAAAGCTAACGGAAGTAGTGTCTACAAAGAATTACTAAACTTATACGTTGACCACGGTTTCTACAAAGAATATTTAGTTTCCTTAACTAAAAAAGGAATGGAAGGCCTACAAGAAATCAATCAAATGATGATTGATTTAAGAGAAAATCCATTAAAAGAAATCAACGGACAACGCGTGGTTATGATTGAAGATTACCAATCATCTATTGCAAAAAACCTATTAGACAATTCAGAATCTGTAATGGATTTGCCAAAATCAAATGTATTGATTTATTACACTGAAGACGGTTCTAAAATTTGTGCAAGACCAAGTGGTACAGAACCAAAAATCAAATTCTACATCAGTGTAAACACTGAACTGGATGCAGTAGAAAACTTTAACGAAGTAGAAGCTTATTTAGATCAAAAAATTGCGGCTATAATTTCTGAAATGCAATTGAAATAA
- a CDS encoding glycosyltransferase family 2 protein — MNLSILIPLLNEEESLKELYTWIIKVMQENRYSYEIIFLDDGSTDNSWSIIQSFATENTHVKGIRFMKNFGKSQALHAGFAKAQGDVIITMDADLQDSPEEIPGLYDMITKQQFDLVSGWKKKRYDSVVAKNLPSKLFNWAARKTSGVELNDFNCGLKAYRNVVVKNIEVSGEMHRYIPVLAKNAGFGKIGEKVVQHQARKYGETKFGMERFINGFLDLITIWFLSRFGKRPMHFFGALGSLMFIIGFLLAGYIGFSKLYHMYNNMPYSLVTSNPWFYIALTTMVIGTQMFLAGFLGEIILRTKNNEERYKISNEINFL, encoded by the coding sequence ATGAATCTATCCATACTAATACCACTTCTTAACGAAGAAGAATCACTAAAAGAGCTTTATACTTGGATTATTAAAGTAATGCAAGAAAACCGATATTCTTATGAAATTATTTTCTTAGATGACGGAAGCACCGATAATTCATGGTCTATTATTCAAAGTTTTGCTACTGAAAACACTCATGTAAAAGGAATCCGATTCATGAAAAATTTCGGAAAATCACAAGCATTACATGCTGGTTTTGCAAAAGCACAGGGTGATGTTATTATCACTATGGACGCTGATCTTCAAGACAGCCCAGAAGAAATCCCTGGATTGTACGACATGATCACTAAACAACAGTTTGATTTAGTTTCGGGCTGGAAAAAGAAACGTTACGACTCGGTTGTAGCCAAAAATTTACCATCAAAATTATTCAACTGGGCAGCACGTAAAACTTCAGGTGTCGAATTAAACGATTTTAATTGTGGACTAAAAGCATACCGAAATGTTGTGGTAAAAAACATCGAGGTTTCGGGCGAAATGCACCGTTACATTCCTGTTTTAGCAAAAAATGCTGGATTTGGGAAAATTGGCGAAAAAGTAGTACAACATCAAGCCAGAAAATACGGGGAGACTAAATTTGGAATGGAACGTTTTATTAACGGTTTTCTTGACTTAATTACCATTTGGTTCTTATCCCGATTTGGCAAAAGACCGATGCACTTTTTTGGAGCTTTAGGTTCGTTAATGTTCATCATCGGATTTTTACTTGCTGGATATATTGGTTTTTCTAAATTATATCATATGTACAACAACATGCCTTATAGTTTAGTTACTAGTAATCCTTGGTTTTACATTGCACTAACCACTATGGTTATTGGTACTCAAATGTTTTTAGCCGGATTCTTAGGCGAAATCATTTTACGTACAAAAAATAACGAAGAGCGATATAAAATTTCAAATGAAATTAATTTTTTATAA
- a CDS encoding DUF4199 domain-containing protein has translation MKVTNNDSRNYKKNGITFGIITGLASVLTTTLIYSIDLNLFTSPWIGFGNIALYLTIAIVLLVKTKKEFTGIYTFKDAFTTYFISALIGIGISVVFNIILFNLIDPAAKITIKELTIKYMVSAMEKFNAPAATINNAIKDLKENDQFSVMGLLKGSLSNIVFCTIFGLILAAFFKSKTPSQA, from the coding sequence TTGAAAGTCACCAACAATGATTCACGAAACTATAAAAAAAACGGAATAACATTTGGAATTATAACTGGATTAGCTTCTGTTTTAACAACCACTTTAATATACAGCATTGACTTAAATTTATTCACCTCACCTTGGATTGGTTTCGGAAATATAGCATTGTATTTAACCATTGCAATTGTATTATTGGTCAAAACAAAAAAAGAATTCACAGGAATTTACACTTTTAAAGACGCTTTTACTACTTATTTCATCTCAGCCTTAATCGGTATAGGAATCTCAGTTGTCTTTAATATTATACTATTCAATCTTATTGATCCTGCAGCCAAAATAACAATAAAAGAACTTACCATTAAATATATGGTGTCTGCAATGGAAAAATTCAATGCTCCAGCAGCAACAATCAATAATGCAATTAAAGATTTGAAAGAGAACGATCAATTTTCGGTTATGGGATTATTAAAAGGATCCTTATCAAATATTGTTTTCTGTACTATTTTTGGTTTAATTTTGGCCGCATTCTTTAAAAGCAAAACCCCATCACAAGCATAA
- a CDS encoding type B 50S ribosomal protein L31, whose product MKKGVHPENYRLVAFKDMSNDDVFITKSTAETKETIVHEGVEYPVVKMEISRTSHPFYTGKSKLIDTAGRIDKFKTKYAKHIK is encoded by the coding sequence ATGAAAAAAGGTGTACACCCAGAAAATTACAGATTAGTTGCATTTAAAGACATGTCTAATGATGACGTTTTTATCACTAAATCTACAGCAGAAACTAAAGAAACAATTGTACACGAAGGTGTAGAATATCCAGTTGTTAAAATGGAGATTTCTAGAACTTCTCACCCTTTTTATACAGGTAAATCTAAACTTATCGATACTGCTGGACGTATTGATAAATTCAAAACTAAATACGCTAAACATATTAAATAA
- a CDS encoding GlmU family protein, producing the protein MNYILFDGPARNALLPFTFTRPVADILIGIIPIRQKWERYLGSTITTLTEEYLSEKYPMVELEENVMINASFLPNEILAEMVSNLEPNQAIFKGDEVIAFYTNDSQEEVDFDTYEIIDYSEDCITVKNTWDIFSKNGEAIREDFEFLTEDRKSQPIPSSVNVIAAENIFIEEGAKLEFVTLNASTGPIYIGRNTEIMEGSVIRGPFALCEGAGVKLATKVYGATTVGPYSKIGGEVNNSVLFGYSNKGHDGFLGNSVLGEWCNIGADSNNSNLKNNYEEVRLWSYETEGFAKTGLQFCGLMMGDHSKCGINTMFNTGTVVGVSANIFGSGFPRNFVPSFSWGGAAGFTTYTTSKAFATAKLVMSRRNVDFDEKEQAILEHVFEETKKVAKGIGGFRK; encoded by the coding sequence ATGAATTATATACTTTTTGATGGTCCTGCTCGTAATGCCTTGCTGCCATTTACTTTTACCCGTCCAGTTGCGGATATTCTAATAGGAATTATACCCATTCGTCAAAAATGGGAACGTTATCTGGGGTCTACAATTACTACATTGACGGAGGAATATTTATCTGAAAAATATCCAATGGTAGAATTAGAAGAAAATGTAATGATCAACGCTTCTTTTTTACCTAATGAGATTTTAGCTGAAATGGTTTCGAATTTAGAGCCTAATCAAGCGATTTTTAAAGGAGATGAGGTCATTGCTTTTTATACTAATGATAGTCAAGAGGAAGTGGATTTTGACACCTATGAGATTATAGATTATTCTGAAGATTGCATTACGGTTAAAAATACATGGGATATTTTTTCAAAAAACGGTGAGGCTATTCGCGAGGATTTTGAGTTTTTGACAGAAGATAGAAAATCACAGCCTATTCCAAGTAGTGTGAATGTTATTGCAGCAGAAAATATTTTTATTGAAGAAGGAGCAAAGCTGGAATTTGTGACTTTAAATGCTTCTACAGGGCCTATATATATAGGTAGGAATACTGAAATTATGGAAGGTTCTGTGATCCGTGGGCCTTTTGCTTTGTGCGAAGGGGCAGGGGTAAAACTCGCTACTAAAGTCTATGGAGCTACTACTGTTGGTCCGTATTCTAAAATTGGGGGAGAAGTGAATAATTCGGTTTTATTTGGTTATTCTAACAAAGGGCATGACGGATTTTTAGGGAATTCCGTTTTAGGAGAGTGGTGTAATATTGGTGCAGATAGTAACAATTCCAACCTCAAAAATAATTATGAAGAAGTGAGATTGTGGAGTTACGAAACCGAAGGTTTTGCTAAAACCGGCTTGCAATTTTGTGGTTTGATGATGGGTGATCATAGCAAGTGCGGTATTAATACTATGTTCAATACAGGAACAGTAGTAGGGGTGAGTGCCAATATTTTTGGTAGTGGTTTCCCTCGCAATTTTGTACCGAGTTTTTCATGGGGTGGTGCCGCAGGATTTACTACTTACACTACAAGTAAAGCTTTTGCTACGGCTAAGTTAGTCATGAGTCGTAGGAATGTTGATTTTGACGAAAAAGAACAAGCTATTTTAGAACATGTTTTTGAGGAAACCAAAAAAGTGGCGAAAGGAATAGGAGGCTTTAGGAAATAA